The Acidobacteriota bacterium genome has a segment encoding these proteins:
- a CDS encoding DJ-1/PfpI/YhbO family deglycase/protease: protein MAKKLEGKRILMAIAKENFRDEELLTPKRIFGEEGAVVAVASNERGTCKGMLGAEATAELAIRDAKADDYDALVIPGGLGSPEYLWRNGDLHALIKAFREKGKQTHSICLSPAVLAITGVLKGRKAAVYATPESKAELEKGGAVYVDEPVVVDGDVVTGRDPDAAEPFARKIVEVLGKK from the coding sequence ATGGCGAAAAAACTCGAAGGTAAAAGAATTCTGATGGCCATCGCGAAGGAAAATTTCCGCGACGAGGAACTCCTCACCCCAAAGCGCATCTTCGGGGAGGAAGGTGCCGTGGTGGCCGTCGCATCGAACGAGCGCGGCACGTGCAAGGGCATGCTGGGCGCGGAGGCGACGGCGGAGCTTGCCATCCGCGACGCGAAGGCGGACGATTACGACGCCCTCGTCATCCCGGGCGGCCTGGGCTCGCCCGAGTACCTGTGGAGGAACGGCGACCTGCACGCGCTCATCAAGGCGTTCCGCGAAAAAGGCAAGCAGACGCACTCCATATGCCTCTCGCCGGCCGTTCTCGCCATCACAGGCGTTCTGAAGGGCCGCAAGGCGGCCGTCTATGCCACGCCCGAGTCGAAGGCCGAGCTCGAAAAAGGCGGCGCCGTCTATGTGGACGAGCCCGTGGTCGTGGACGGTGACGTGGTGACGGGGCGGGATCCGGACGCCGCCGAGCCCTTTGCGCGAAAAATAGTGGAAGTTCTCGGTAAAAAATAG
- a CDS encoding DUF4845 domain-containing protein, which produces MFKKHSSMRGEGKTGAVIALFIAVAILYTAFKVIPVLVKTYDFAEKVETLSRRGASLGQTTEDDIRKRLLKEAERLDLPVRGEDIRIRLTAKRLKVEVKYAVPIDLAGFVYNLQREHKFEGHRFRL; this is translated from the coding sequence ATGTTCAAGAAGCATTCCAGCATGCGCGGAGAAGGAAAGACCGGCGCGGTGATCGCTCTCTTCATCGCAGTGGCCATTCTGTACACCGCTTTCAAGGTCATTCCCGTACTCGTTAAAACGTACGATTTCGCGGAAAAGGTCGAGACCCTGTCACGCCGGGGGGCATCCCTGGGCCAGACGACGGAGGATGACATACGCAAAAGACTTCTCAAGGAAGCGGAGCGTCTCGATCTTCCCGTTCGCGGCGAAGACATCCGCATTCGGCTGACCGCCAAGCGTCTCAAAGTCGAGGTCAAATACGCGGTTCCCATTGACTTGGCAGGGTTCGTCTACAACCTGCAGCGCGAGCACAAGTTCGAGGGTCATCGTTTCCGGCTGTAG
- a CDS encoding MerR family transcriptional regulator: protein MPANEKRHSIGYVEKAVGLPRSTLYYYESQFPTFLRIEKTAGGHRRYTDYNIEQFRYLKEQLHEQGLSLSTVRDALMADNDPQRMRKDLDLLLKVSEELAKDNKMLKASLGQVGKRLRHLEEFCASRSKKKFLKWFE, encoded by the coding sequence ATGCCCGCAAACGAGAAACGCCACTCCATCGGCTATGTGGAAAAAGCGGTTGGGCTTCCCCGCTCTACCCTCTATTACTACGAAAGTCAGTTTCCGACGTTTCTTCGGATTGAAAAGACGGCGGGCGGGCATCGCCGTTACACCGACTACAACATCGAACAGTTTCGATACCTCAAAGAGCAGCTTCACGAGCAGGGTCTTTCCCTGAGCACGGTGCGCGATGCGCTCATGGCGGACAATGACCCTCAACGTATGCGCAAGGATCTCGATTTGCTGCTCAAGGTGAGCGAGGAGCTCGCCAAGGACAACAAGATGCTCAAGGCGAGCCTGGGGCAGGTGGGCAAGCGCCTGCGCCATCTTGAAGAATTCTGCGCCAGCCGATCGAAAAAGAAATTCCTAAAATGGTTCGAATGA
- a CDS encoding outer membrane lipoprotein carrier protein LolA codes for MGRIFLLAPLALVVGLLGAARSVEAAQPDGTMRASDILFRFDAAQRGTTTLRVRFTQEKRCSLTKSETDVSRGTFYLEKPNRLLLYYEEPKPAYYLLTDGRLLVYYPELKIAQETRLPNRRVFKRFMRYFGMGEASDHIAKFFDVAVKEGNPLPGTFYLEMTPRKRRIEKRVAEARLWVDRETYLPRRVEMVEEAGDLLRITLDHTERNVDLRDAFLLEIPPDVKVERIKASEFEGL; via the coding sequence ATGGGCAGGATCTTCCTGCTTGCGCCGCTTGCGCTGGTCGTGGGCCTCCTGGGGGCTGCGCGAAGTGTCGAAGCGGCGCAGCCGGACGGGACGATGCGGGCCTCCGATATCCTCTTCCGCTTCGACGCGGCGCAGCGAGGCACGACCACGCTGCGTGTCCGCTTTACGCAGGAGAAGCGGTGTTCCTTGACAAAGAGCGAGACGGACGTGTCCCGCGGCACGTTCTATCTTGAGAAGCCCAACCGTCTCCTTCTCTACTACGAGGAGCCGAAGCCGGCCTACTATCTCCTGACCGACGGCCGCCTTCTCGTCTACTACCCCGAGCTCAAGATCGCGCAGGAAACAAGACTTCCCAACCGCAGGGTCTTCAAGCGTTTTATGCGGTACTTCGGCATGGGCGAGGCGAGCGATCACATCGCCAAGTTCTTTGATGTGGCCGTCAAGGAAGGCAACCCCCTGCCCGGTACGTTCTACCTCGAGATGACGCCGCGCAAGCGCCGTATTGAAAAACGCGTCGCCGAGGCGCGCCTCTGGGTGGACCGCGAAACCTATCTGCCCCGTCGCGTGGAGATGGTTGAGGAAGCGGGAGACCTCCTGCGCATCACGCTCGATCACACGGAACGCAACGTGGATTTGCGCGACGCGTTCCTTCTCGAAATCCCCCCCGACGTCAAGGTCGAAAGAATCAAGGCAAGCGAGTTCGAGGGACTGTAG